A single region of the Paraburkholderia sprentiae WSM5005 genome encodes:
- the tuf gene encoding elongation factor Tu: MAKGKFERTKPHVNVGTIGHVDHGKTTLTAAITTVLTQKFGGEAKAYDQIDAAPEEKARGITINTAHVEYETANRHYAHVDCPGHADYVKNMITGAAQMDGAILVCSAADGPMPQTREHILLARQVGVPYIIVFLNKCDMVDDAELLELVEMEVRELLSKYDFPGDDTPIIKGSAKLALEGDKGELGEVAIMSLADALDTYIPTPERAIDGSFLMPVEDVFSISGRGTVVTGRVERGVVKVGEEIEIVGIKPTVKTTCTGVEMFRKLLDQGQAGDNVGILLRGTKREDVERGQVLAKPGSINPHTHFTAEVYVLSKDEGGRHTPFFNNYRPQFYFRTTDVTGSIELPKDKEMVMPGDNVSITVKLINPIAMEEGLRFAIREGGRTVGAGVVAKIIE, from the coding sequence ATGGCTAAAGGTAAATTCGAACGGACCAAGCCGCACGTGAACGTGGGCACGATCGGTCACGTTGACCACGGCAAGACCACGCTGACGGCAGCGATCACGACGGTTCTGACGCAGAAGTTCGGCGGCGAAGCGAAGGCGTACGACCAGATCGACGCAGCGCCGGAAGAAAAGGCGCGCGGCATTACCATCAACACCGCGCACGTCGAGTACGAGACGGCTAACCGCCACTACGCACACGTCGACTGCCCGGGTCACGCTGACTATGTGAAGAACATGATCACGGGCGCGGCACAGATGGACGGCGCAATTCTGGTGTGCTCGGCTGCTGACGGCCCGATGCCGCAAACGCGTGAGCACATCCTGCTGGCGCGTCAGGTTGGCGTTCCGTACATCATCGTGTTCCTGAACAAGTGCGACATGGTGGACGACGCTGAGCTGCTGGAGCTGGTCGAGATGGAGGTTCGCGAGCTTCTGTCGAAGTATGACTTCCCGGGCGACGACACGCCGATCATCAAGGGTTCGGCCAAGCTGGCGCTGGAAGGCGACAAGGGCGAGCTGGGCGAGGTGGCGATCATGAGCCTGGCCGATGCACTGGACACGTACATCCCCACGCCGGAGCGTGCGATTGACGGTTCGTTCCTGATGCCGGTGGAAGACGTGTTTTCGATCTCGGGTCGTGGCACGGTGGTGACGGGCCGCGTTGAGCGTGGCGTGGTCAAGGTTGGCGAAGAAATCGAAATCGTCGGTATCAAGCCGACGGTGAAGACGACCTGCACGGGCGTGGAAATGTTCCGCAAGCTGCTCGACCAGGGTCAGGCAGGCGACAACGTGGGTATCCTGCTGCGCGGCACGAAGCGTGAAGACGTGGAGCGTGGTCAGGTTCTGGCCAAGCCGGGTTCGATCAACCCGCACACGCACTTCACGGCTGAAGTGTATGTGCTGAGCAAGGACGAAGGCGGCCGTCATACGCCGTTCTTCAACAACTACCGTCCGCAGTTCTACTTCCGTACGACGGACGTGACGGGCTCGATCGAACTGCCGAAGGACAAGGAAATGGTGATGCCGGGCGACAACGTGTCGATCACGGTGAAGCTGATCAACCCGATCGCGATGGAGGAAGGCCTGCGTTTCGCAATTCGCGAAGGTGGCCGTACGGTCGGCGCGGGTGTCGTCGCCAAGATCATCGAGTAA